The proteins below are encoded in one region of Saccopteryx leptura isolate mSacLep1 chromosome 1, mSacLep1_pri_phased_curated, whole genome shotgun sequence:
- the LOC136389233 gene encoding olfactory receptor 7C1-like: MEPGNQTSVSYFLLLGFCQDSEHQPILFGLFLSMYLFTMFGNLLIILAVSSDSHLHTPMYFFLSNLSLADICFTSTTIPKMLVNIQTQNKSITYAGCITQMCFFVIFGVMDTFLLTIMAYDRFVAICHPLHYPVIMNSRLCGLLVLVSWFISLTCSLVQSLLMLRLSFCTNRVISHFYCELAQALTLACSDTLINHILLYMVTGLLGIVPFSGILFSYIQIVSSILRIPSSGGKYKAFSTCGSHLSVVSLFYGTGLGVYLSSDAPSWRGMTASVMYTVVTPMLNPFIYSLRNRDIKRALCKVLGRTLYVQ, from the coding sequence ATGGAACCAGGAAATCAAACAagtgtttcatattttttacttctgGGATTTTGCCAAGATTCAGAGCATCAACCCATCCTGTTTGGGCTGTTCCTGTCCATGTACCTGTTCACCATGTTTGGGAACCTGCTCATCATCCTGGCCGTCAGCTCAGACTCCCACCTCCACAcccccatgtacttcttcctctccAACCTGTCCCTGGCTGACATCTGTTTCACCTCCACCACCATTCCGAAGATGCTGGTGAACATCCAGACTCAGAACAAATCCATCACCTATGCAGGCTGCATCACCCAGATgtgtttttttgtgatttttggaGTTATGGATACATTTCTCCTCACTATAATGGCCTATGACCGATTTGTGGCCATCTGTCACCCCTTACACTACCCAGTCATCATGAACTCCCGCCTCTGTGGCCTGCTGGTTCTTGTGTCCTGGTTCATCAGTTTAACATGCTCCCTGGTCCAGAGTCTGTTGATGTTGCGGCTGTCTTTCTGTACAAATCGGGTGATTTCACACTTTTACTGTGAACTTGCTCAGGCTCTCACGCTTGCCTGCTCTGACACACTCATCAATCACATCCTGCTATATATGGTGACTGGCCTTCTTGGCATAGTTCCCTTCTCAGGGATTCTTTTCTCTTATATTCAAATTGTCTCCTCCATCTTGAGAATCCCATCATCAGGTGGGAAATACAAAGCATTTTCTACCTGTGGGTCTCAcctgtctgttgtttctttattctaTGGGACAGGCCTTGGTGTGTATCTCAGTTCTGATGCACCTTCCTGGAGGGGCATGACTGCCTCCGTGATGTACACTGTGGTCACCCCCATGCTGAACCCCTTCATCTATAGCCTGAGGAATAGGGACATCAAGAGGGCTTTATGCAAAGTTCTTGGGAGAACACTCTATGTTCAGTGA